A section of the Bacteroidales bacterium genome encodes:
- a CDS encoding TetR/AcrR family transcriptional regulator, producing the protein MKDRIINTASTLYARYGIKGISMDQVAKSLNISKRTIYENFESKEELVLEVVKTSAEHLMKTINGVEKQSRSPLEHLILVSLNISNFLHAFCPAFYKNIVNYDDACKYLESKKVHFSEKCRTLFEEGKKSGVFLPDQNYDVISSIFLIQFENNYNYQPALTFTFLRGICTEKGIAELQQYSDIYHVANINQKIYS; encoded by the coding sequence ATGAAAGACAGAATTATAAATACAGCAAGTACCCTTTATGCCAGGTATGGTATAAAAGGGATCAGTATGGACCAGGTTGCAAAAAGCCTGAATATTTCGAAAAGGACCATTTATGAAAACTTCGAAAGTAAAGAAGAACTGGTATTGGAAGTGGTGAAAACATCGGCAGAGCATCTGATGAAAACAATCAACGGAGTAGAGAAACAATCCCGTTCACCTTTGGAACACCTCATTCTCGTCAGTCTCAATATATCCAATTTCCTTCATGCATTTTGTCCTGCATTTTACAAAAATATAGTCAATTACGATGATGCCTGTAAATATCTGGAAAGCAAAAAAGTCCATTTCAGTGAGAAGTGCCGTACCCTTTTCGAGGAAGGTAAAAAATCAGGAGTTTTCCTTCCCGATCAGAATTATGATGTCATCAGTTCCATATTTCTGATCCAATTTGAAAACAATTACAATTATCAGCCTGCACTTACTTTCACTTTTCTGCGCGGAATATGCACAGAAAAAGGAATTGCCGAATTGCAACAATATTCAGATATCTATCATGTAGCAAATATCAACCAAAAAATATATTCATAA
- a CDS encoding helix-turn-helix domain-containing protein — protein MEECKRVNYSDFLKNLKFTDEEVNTYNDELTVVMMRKLADEHTTRHLMPFQLEAFTVMLVQEGEFNMTVDYIPYRLKKNMISVIVGIHVTNSVYASEDFKGYHVVVNREFFRSVVKDEEFPSPKMLQSQRLNPVSKLDDDEFNLLLGIVERLRNNIRRKEHHSQHVLVRNELSNLTAEIREIKLRKLSEETSYRTPNHYEELTMQFFELVFHNYKTEHEVAFYANELCITPVYLSRTIKQATGKTPIKLIGEVIMSEAKILLRNLNLSVQQISEELNFSDQASFSKFFKKHTGKSPLEFRKEATGQ, from the coding sequence ATGGAAGAGTGTAAAAGAGTGAATTATTCAGACTTTCTTAAGAATCTGAAATTTACCGATGAAGAAGTTAATACCTATAATGATGAGCTGACTGTAGTAATGATGAGGAAGCTGGCTGACGAACACACCACCCGTCACCTGATGCCTTTCCAGCTTGAAGCATTTACCGTAATGTTGGTGCAGGAAGGTGAATTTAATATGACCGTGGATTACATTCCTTACCGGCTTAAAAAGAACATGATCTCCGTTATAGTCGGTATTCATGTCACCAACAGCGTATATGCTTCCGAAGATTTTAAGGGCTACCATGTAGTAGTAAACAGGGAGTTTTTCCGGAGTGTTGTTAAAGATGAAGAATTTCCCTCACCAAAGATGCTCCAATCGCAAAGATTGAATCCTGTTTCCAAACTGGATGACGATGAATTTAACCTCCTTCTGGGAATTGTTGAAAGGCTCCGGAATAATATCCGCAGGAAAGAACACCATTCTCAGCATGTTCTCGTGAGAAACGAATTAAGTAACCTGACGGCCGAAATAAGGGAAATCAAATTGCGGAAACTATCTGAAGAAACTTCTTATCGGACTCCCAATCATTACGAAGAACTGACAATGCAGTTTTTCGAGTTGGTATTTCACAATTACAAAACGGAACACGAAGTTGCTTTTTATGCCAACGAACTATGTATTACACCTGTTTATCTTTCACGAACCATAAAACAGGCAACAGGAAAAACTCCCATTAAACTTATCGGTGAAGTTATCATGAGTGAAGCAAAGATACTGCTTCGCAATCTCAACCTGTCTGTCCAGCAAATATCCGAAGAACTGAACTTCTCCGATCAGGCCTCATTCAGCAAGTTTTTTAAGAAACATACGGGTAAGTCGCCGTTAGAGTTCAGGAAAGAAGCTACCGGGCAGTAA
- a CDS encoding DUF6261 family protein, producing MRCKRIRTENLRNEEWFQLHTEFKDVVEQYTPQALKIEQPFNDFLTFYTNAGEALKIIRKNAATEQMAEADNARDSLFRGFADSVKSYHNHFDGTRREAAGRLQIILDQYGDIARMPYNQETTSINNFLQDIYIRADEVDILRLSDLASQLDTENKAFDALMKDHDDETAVSTSQHMKEVRVEADRCYCDVLDRIDALILINGEEVYAPFVKDHTVCAEQFENILAQRNKGRVKKG from the coding sequence ATGAGATGCAAACGAATCAGAACTGAAAATCTGCGTAATGAAGAATGGTTTCAACTTCACACTGAATTTAAGGATGTTGTTGAACAGTATACACCCCAAGCGCTGAAAATCGAACAACCATTCAACGATTTCCTGACCTTTTATACCAATGCCGGTGAAGCATTGAAAATCATCCGTAAAAATGCTGCCACCGAGCAGATGGCTGAGGCTGATAACGCGCGAGACAGCCTGTTCCGGGGATTTGCCGATTCCGTGAAATCCTACCATAACCATTTCGACGGCACCAGACGGGAAGCTGCCGGCCGCCTGCAGATCATTCTCGACCAGTACGGGGATATTGCCCGTATGCCCTACAATCAGGAAACAACTTCCATCAATAATTTCCTGCAGGATATCTATATCAGGGCCGACGAGGTGGACATCCTGAGATTATCCGACCTGGCCAGCCAGCTGGATACAGAAAATAAGGCATTCGATGCGCTGATGAAGGATCATGATGATGAAACAGCCGTCAGTACCAGTCAGCATATGAAAGAGGTACGTGTGGAAGCCGATCGGTGCTACTGTGATGTGCTCGACCGCATCGATGCGTTGATACTCATCAACGGGGAAGAAGTTTATGCGCCGTTTGTAAAAGACCATACCGTTTGTGCGGAACAATTCGAAAATATACTGGCACAACGTAATAAGGGACGTGTAAAAAAAGGTTGA
- a CDS encoding effector binding domain-containing protein, with translation MDLRLFHMGGIAGLSDEQKKTAEDFINAQMYGVVATNHPDTGARLSCLNNMPGQTMGKLYFATDSASSKIANILSDPRCEVMYTDGNSQMFLKGKAVVVDDKALKKAKWVDYMYDYFKEGPDGAQYCLVEFIPDEARIMLAEEAVFETVTLEPVSIMGIAVRTSNLVQQSTNDIGNLWKRFWDEDIMSKIPGKTSNVLYAVYTEYEGDAMAPYTMVIGCPVRSTDNIPEGMKAVVIEGGRYAKTIVEGNLSEGIIQQGWMKVWQSKLDRKYQADFEYYKCDGSDPDHAEVDIFVGIR, from the coding sequence ATGGACCTTAGATTATTTCACATGGGAGGCATTGCAGGCCTCAGCGATGAGCAAAAAAAGACAGCAGAAGATTTTATCAATGCGCAGATGTACGGTGTTGTGGCTACCAATCACCCTGATACGGGTGCAAGGTTGTCCTGCCTCAATAATATGCCCGGGCAAACGATGGGTAAGTTATATTTCGCGACTGATTCGGCAAGCAGTAAAATTGCGAATATATTGTCTGATCCCCGCTGCGAGGTGATGTACACAGATGGTAACAGTCAGATGTTCCTGAAAGGCAAAGCCGTTGTCGTGGATGATAAAGCGCTGAAAAAAGCAAAGTGGGTAGATTATATGTATGATTACTTTAAGGAAGGACCCGACGGGGCGCAGTATTGCCTGGTAGAGTTCATCCCTGATGAGGCCCGGATCATGCTGGCGGAGGAAGCGGTTTTTGAAACCGTTACACTGGAACCTGTCTCTATTATGGGCATTGCGGTACGGACATCGAACTTAGTACAACAATCCACCAATGACATAGGAAACCTCTGGAAACGTTTCTGGGATGAGGACATTATGTCCAAGATCCCCGGTAAGACCAGCAATGTTCTCTATGCTGTTTATACCGAATACGAGGGCGATGCGATGGCACCTTATACAATGGTGATCGGTTGTCCGGTACGAAGTACGGATAATATCCCCGAAGGGATGAAGGCCGTAGTGATAGAGGGTGGCCGTTATGCCAAAACCATTGTTGAAGGTAATTTATCGGAAGGCATCATCCAACAAGGCTGGATGAAAGTATGGCAATCAAAACTTGACCGGAAATACCAGGCGGATTTTGAGTACTATAAATGCGACGGATCTGATCCCGATCACGCAGAAGTTGATATCTTTGTGGGGATCAGGTAA
- a CDS encoding YafY family transcriptional regulator codes for MNRLERMSAILVKLQSAPVVTAQEIAGQFGVSLRTVYRDIRSLEESGVPICAEAGTGYSLVDGFKLPPLMFTAEEAISFLMAEKLVLYQTDADTSVVFRNGMDKIRAVLKTVDKDCLFDLDQYIRVPTIHNAPPPVPSNVLQPVLRSILEQRQVGIVYTAGYSHQTTIRTVEPQGIFFMGGKWYILAWCTLRSDYRTFHLGRVSRIEILDTRFSKKHSPLDQLIKRIYYSEPETEVILRTHRDAVCDMGMSKYSFGFYHEEADGEYFSQVFRVDSLSQFAKWLVSFVDQVEIISPAGLVDEVKKRITVLTRSIK; via the coding sequence ATGAACAGGCTCGAACGGATGTCAGCCATATTGGTAAAGCTTCAATCAGCTCCGGTAGTTACCGCTCAGGAAATCGCCGGTCAGTTCGGTGTGAGCCTGCGGACCGTCTACCGCGATATCCGTTCGCTTGAAGAATCCGGAGTCCCGATTTGTGCGGAAGCAGGAACAGGCTATTCACTGGTGGATGGATTTAAGTTACCGCCGCTGATGTTCACCGCAGAGGAGGCTATCTCCTTCCTGATGGCCGAGAAGTTGGTGCTTTACCAGACAGATGCAGACACCTCCGTAGTATTTCGCAACGGCATGGACAAGATACGGGCAGTGCTCAAAACGGTGGATAAGGATTGTTTGTTCGATCTGGATCAATATATCCGCGTCCCGACCATTCACAATGCACCTCCGCCTGTTCCTTCCAATGTATTACAGCCTGTGCTCAGGAGTATACTGGAACAAAGGCAGGTGGGGATCGTTTATACTGCGGGCTATAGTCATCAGACCACCATTCGGACTGTCGAACCGCAGGGGATTTTCTTTATGGGAGGCAAATGGTATATCCTTGCATGGTGTACCCTGAGGTCGGACTATCGTACCTTTCATCTGGGAAGAGTGAGCCGGATAGAAATATTGGATACCCGTTTTTCTAAAAAACATTCGCCACTGGATCAACTGATAAAGCGAATTTATTATTCGGAACCTGAAACAGAGGTAATATTACGGACACATAGGGATGCTGTATGCGATATGGGTATGTCGAAATATTCGTTCGGGTTTTATCATGAAGAAGCGGACGGGGAATATTTCAGTCAGGTATTCCGGGTAGATTCACTCAGCCAGTTTGCCAAATGGCTGGTATCATTCGTGGATCAGGTAGAGATCATAAGCCCTGCCGGGCTGGTCGACGAAGTGAAAAAAAGAATTACTGTATTAACAAGATCGATAAAATGA
- a CDS encoding VOC family protein, which produces MKFKDLSITFHTDKIKECVDFYSKYFQTTVAFDAGWYVMVRLGSDNTVPMYLSFQGSDELTRDTFAGGITLNMMVEDVDACYEQLNRTDIVFFEEITDHEWGDRAFSVKDPIGNLVYIYSERELADKYKDAVKE; this is translated from the coding sequence ATGAAATTCAAAGATTTATCCATTACTTTTCACACAGATAAGATCAAAGAGTGTGTGGATTTTTATAGTAAATATTTTCAGACTACTGTTGCCTTTGATGCTGGGTGGTATGTAATGGTACGGCTCGGGAGCGACAATACCGTACCGATGTACCTGTCTTTCCAGGGCAGCGATGAATTGACACGCGATACTTTTGCCGGGGGCATCACATTGAACATGATGGTGGAAGATGTAGATGCATGCTATGAGCAGCTGAATCGTACCGATATAGTTTTTTTCGAAGAAATCACGGACCATGAATGGGGCGACCGGGCTTTCAGCGTAAAAGACCCGATCGGTAACCTTGTTTATATATATTCCGAACGGGAATTGGCCGACAAATATAAGGATGCCGTTAAGGAATAG
- a CDS encoding VOC family protein, whose protein sequence is MLIPIDHIQITVKDIKAAEPFYDRLMPILGYDLENKISVPIPQNDLYVVEYLHPQMDFGICSPREAFRNDTVHRRKPGSIHHIAFRADNRQHIDELYGKIKEIPGVRIVSPPRIYEEHGPDYYALFFKDPDGIKFEIVYNQPIG, encoded by the coding sequence ATGCTTATACCCATCGACCACATTCAGATCACTGTAAAAGATATAAAGGCCGCAGAACCTTTTTATGACCGGTTAATGCCTATATTGGGCTATGACCTGGAAAACAAGATCAGTGTACCCATCCCGCAAAACGATCTATACGTAGTTGAATATCTGCATCCCCAGATGGACTTCGGGATATGCTCTCCCCGTGAAGCTTTCCGGAACGATACTGTCCATCGCCGTAAACCCGGTTCAATACACCATATCGCTTTCAGGGCTGACAACAGGCAACATATTGACGAACTGTACGGAAAGATAAAAGAAATACCGGGAGTCAGGATCGTAAGTCCGCCACGTATCTATGAAGAACACGGACCGGATTATTACGCGTTATTTTTTAAAGACCCGGATGGAATTAAGTTCGAGATCGTTTATAACCAACCCATCGGATAA
- a CDS encoding AraC family transcriptional regulator, with amino-acid sequence MIFYSVCSEALALKFDAVVGNDVSHKFPVHIHDSLCIGLITKGQRNMVLSGVPRIIRQQEIFVIRRYQSHAIDQMTPHDYIAITVKGENLNNCAFDNVIASDTCIDLFLQLFDAIKDHEVHKLSGKWLRFYQYLVDTHGISSGNFPFDEGFIKKTMEYIHDHYSSQISVKDMAAHACMSTYHFCRLFKKITGLSPHNYLRQYRLSNSYRSLQQKNPVFDTAIETGFYDSSHFIRTFQAYMAVSPKEYQESVTRQ; translated from the coding sequence TTGATTTTTTATTCTGTCTGTTCTGAAGCGCTGGCTTTAAAATTTGATGCTGTTGTCGGAAATGATGTATCTCATAAATTCCCGGTACACATACATGATTCCCTGTGTATAGGCCTCATTACAAAAGGACAACGGAACATGGTACTGTCGGGAGTTCCCCGGATCATCCGTCAGCAGGAAATATTTGTCATCCGCCGGTATCAGTCCCATGCCATCGATCAGATGACACCACACGATTATATCGCCATAACAGTTAAGGGAGAAAATTTAAACAACTGTGCATTTGACAATGTCATTGCATCTGATACCTGTATCGATTTATTCCTTCAATTGTTTGATGCCATAAAAGATCATGAGGTACATAAACTTTCTGGGAAATGGCTTCGCTTCTACCAGTATCTGGTCGATACACACGGCATATCATCCGGGAATTTTCCTTTTGATGAGGGTTTTATCAAAAAGACCATGGAATACATTCATGATCATTATTCATCCCAGATATCGGTAAAAGATATGGCTGCCCATGCTTGTATGAGTACTTATCATTTTTGTCGCCTGTTTAAAAAGATAACAGGCTTGTCACCTCATAATTATCTGAGACAATATCGGTTGAGTAACTCTTATAGAAGCCTGCAACAAAAAAATCCTGTTTTCGATACGGCCATTGAAACCGGATTTTATGACAGCAGCCATTTTATCAGGACTTTTCAGGCATATATGGCAGTATCTCCCAAAGAATACCAGGAATCCGTCACCCGACAATAG
- a CDS encoding AraC family ligand binding domain-containing protein: protein MKKGMFLLLMVVSLGIFVMAQGKDAIKDEKTFLEKVLSGKVYFKEKHVEVTALAWNPHPTFKGVYLKNLVTGKDTGDQLSCHIVKIEPNYVLDTHLHDGKIEIHEVVGGNGIMYLEDEKIHYSVGRTCVIPANTLHKVVAGKDGLYLLAKFTPAL, encoded by the coding sequence ATGAAAAAGGGAATGTTTCTGTTATTAATGGTCGTGTCATTGGGTATATTTGTGATGGCACAAGGTAAAGATGCTATTAAAGATGAAAAAACCTTTCTGGAAAAGGTATTGTCCGGCAAAGTTTATTTTAAAGAAAAGCATGTTGAGGTTACTGCGTTGGCCTGGAATCCTCATCCGACATTCAAGGGAGTTTATCTCAAAAATTTAGTTACCGGGAAAGATACCGGCGATCAATTAAGCTGCCATATCGTAAAAATAGAACCGAATTATGTATTGGATACCCATTTGCATGACGGAAAAATTGAAATTCATGAAGTGGTCGGAGGAAATGGAATCATGTACCTTGAGGATGAAAAGATACATTATTCAGTCGGAAGAACTTGTGTAATTCCTGCAAATACTTTACATAAAGTGGTAGCAGGTAAAGACGGTTTATACCTGCTGGCAAAATTTACCCCGGCCTTATGA
- a CDS encoding PaaI family thioesterase, with protein MGKNVKELMDNDIFAKHCGIELVEVSEGSAIARMKIRPYHLNGVGIVQGGAVYTLADLALAAASNSYEQVAVGLTSNISYFKAESSGILFAKATEISLRRTVATYQVNVTNEQDELIASFQGTVYRKPNKG; from the coding sequence ATGGGTAAAAATGTGAAAGAATTGATGGATAACGATATTTTCGCTAAACATTGCGGAATAGAACTGGTTGAAGTCTCCGAAGGATCAGCCATTGCCAGAATGAAAATCCGGCCTTACCACCTGAACGGAGTAGGGATTGTCCAGGGAGGAGCTGTTTATACCCTTGCCGATCTTGCTCTGGCAGCAGCCTCGAATTCATATGAACAAGTCGCAGTGGGGCTGACTTCCAATATTTCATATTTCAAAGCAGAATCATCCGGGATACTGTTCGCAAAAGCAACAGAAATATCCTTACGTCGGACCGTGGCTACCTATCAGGTAAATGTAACCAATGAACAGGATGAATTGATCGCCTCCTTTCAAGGTACGGTATACAGAAAACCAAACAAGGGTTAG
- a CDS encoding alpha-L-fucosidase, translating to MHKFCFFICIVFIPVSTFAQISPEALKQWEDRKYSMFIHWGIYAELGGMWDGKKVTRGLSEQIQAHAGIYSDTYAQVAKRFNPVKWNPDSVVLLAKRAGMHSIVITSKHHDGFCMFHSEYTDFNVVDATPYKRDVLKELSEACARHNMKFGLYFSLIDWHYPQASPISSHNSDYITPEHFEFNKKQIGELLTGYGPISELWFDMGSQSFEQSLEMRKWVHSIQPDCMIGSRLGNDMSDFMVMGDNQEPSYIIGVPWQSPASFFHETWGYRSWQERGSVTNKTREKLTSLIRVCSRGGNYLLNIGPRGDGSVVEFEKEVLLNIGNWLEKNGEAIYGTLPDPFHVPFEWGSITTKNNKLFLHVLNRPEGDNILLPGLKGDIEQVSVLGEHISCSYQKKDKGISIELPASVDPGKEIKVIEIAFNGTYEVPPINIIPYSKGMELNQHNAFKYYSNSGIDYNSRYRSTIKEEWTINPAKKVKSIPVLYYTDEEKGKAIDLQLGDQTFTVRLDDGEQVKLNSNITGLAWGPIYLQGPLWSGIDGLHGEKDNIDLAVPWGNTGKMWERTNWKNNEIYVQPGGLRQAWYLLQEITSPKDQQILVSVTSSDGIMVLLNGRTEMLHNNPYKKEYMQDLVLLNLKEGKNQLLVKCFNNFQKEAQMGIGNHVSQYLYVKKLAPVVLRKGKYFPISWKLSEPVTPHETLNLPNLVLKFE from the coding sequence ATGCATAAATTTTGTTTTTTTATTTGTATTGTATTCATTCCGGTGTCCACATTTGCCCAAATTTCTCCTGAAGCATTGAAACAATGGGAAGACCGGAAATATTCCATGTTCATTCATTGGGGTATTTATGCCGAACTGGGAGGAATGTGGGACGGCAAGAAAGTAACACGCGGTTTAAGTGAGCAGATCCAGGCCCATGCCGGGATTTACAGCGACACCTATGCACAGGTGGCCAAACGCTTTAATCCTGTCAAATGGAATCCCGATTCAGTGGTATTACTGGCCAAACGGGCCGGGATGCATTCTATCGTGATTACATCCAAGCACCATGACGGATTTTGTATGTTCCATTCGGAATATACGGATTTTAATGTCGTAGATGCCACCCCATATAAACGGGATGTCCTGAAAGAACTATCAGAAGCATGTGCCCGGCACAACATGAAATTCGGATTGTATTTTTCCCTGATCGATTGGCATTATCCGCAGGCATCGCCTATATCCAGTCATAATTCGGATTACATCACCCCCGAACATTTTGAGTTCAACAAAAAACAAATCGGGGAATTGCTGACCGGTTACGGACCGATCTCGGAGTTATGGTTCGATATGGGTTCGCAAAGCTTTGAGCAAAGCCTTGAAATGCGAAAATGGGTGCACAGCATCCAGCCCGACTGTATGATTGGAAGCCGCCTGGGTAATGATATGAGCGATTTTATGGTCATGGGCGACAATCAGGAACCGAGTTATATCATTGGTGTTCCCTGGCAATCACCTGCTTCTTTTTTTCATGAAACATGGGGATATCGCTCATGGCAGGAACGCGGCAGTGTTACCAATAAAACCCGTGAAAAGCTGACCAGCCTGATACGGGTTTGCAGCCGCGGTGGAAATTACCTGCTGAACATAGGTCCACGCGGAGACGGATCAGTGGTGGAATTTGAAAAAGAGGTATTGCTGAACATCGGCAACTGGCTGGAAAAAAACGGTGAAGCCATATACGGAACCTTACCCGATCCTTTTCATGTTCCTTTTGAATGGGGGAGTATTACCACAAAAAACAATAAATTATTCCTGCATGTCCTGAATCGCCCGGAAGGCGATAACATATTACTTCCCGGATTAAAAGGTGACATCGAACAGGTATCGGTACTCGGTGAACATATATCCTGTTCCTACCAGAAAAAAGATAAAGGGATCTCCATAGAATTACCTGCTTCCGTAGATCCCGGAAAAGAAATAAAAGTGATTGAAATCGCTTTTAACGGAACCTATGAAGTGCCTCCGATCAATATTATCCCATATTCAAAAGGTATGGAACTGAACCAGCACAATGCGTTCAAGTATTACAGCAATAGCGGGATCGATTATAACTCACGTTACCGCAGTACCATCAAGGAAGAATGGACCATCAATCCTGCTAAAAAGGTAAAAAGTATTCCGGTATTATATTATACGGACGAAGAAAAGGGAAAAGCTATTGACCTGCAACTAGGTGATCAGACTTTTACTGTGAGACTGGATGATGGTGAACAGGTGAAATTAAACAGTAATATTACCGGACTGGCGTGGGGGCCTATTTATCTGCAAGGTCCGTTATGGTCTGGGATAGATGGACTTCATGGTGAAAAAGACAATATCGATCTGGCTGTTCCCTGGGGAAATACCGGGAAAATGTGGGAAAGGACCAATTGGAAAAACAATGAAATATATGTTCAACCCGGTGGTTTAAGACAGGCTTGGTACTTGTTGCAGGAAATAACTTCTCCTAAGGATCAACAAATACTGGTTTCTGTTACATCTTCCGACGGAATAATGGTATTACTGAACGGAAGAACAGAAATGCTACATAATAATCCGTATAAAAAAGAGTATATGCAGGATCTGGTATTATTAAATTTGAAAGAAGGTAAAAACCAATTACTGGTAAAATGTTTTAATAATTTCCAGAAGGAAGCACAAATGGGGATCGGGAATCATGTCTCCCAGTATTTGTATGTAAAAAAGCTGGCTCCGGTAGTACTCAGGAAAGGAAAATATTTCCCCATCAGCTGGAAACTGAGCGAACCGGTTACTCCTCATGAAACGCTTAATCTTCCTAATCTGGTACTAAAGTTTGAATGA
- a CDS encoding universal stress protein, with translation MKISDSDLIIIPFDFTPLSYQALEHGAYMAKAMNQRLLILHISSKDADIPKIEKKLCFVIEECMEKFGIRPEFMIRKGSRPYAMIKNISKELRPTLVILKTGGVKGIRRYTGIRTIKILSGTVIPFVVVQDAPQNTVFQNIVFPINFLNQHDTKLKRVVYFSQFYPDAVMHIVTPSGKGTGKEKNMEVNITLTTKVLEDQNVKVNFITHDKKKNKAEDIISLSKEVNADIIMTQMEDVPTISKFLFGLREEKLITNTDKIPVMCFHRLSEFKGLT, from the coding sequence ATGAAAATATCTGACAGTGACTTGATTATTATTCCATTTGATTTTACTCCATTATCCTATCAGGCATTGGAACATGGTGCATACATGGCAAAAGCCATGAACCAGAGATTATTGATCTTACACATCAGCAGTAAAGATGCTGATATTCCGAAGATTGAGAAAAAGCTTTGTTTTGTCATTGAAGAATGTATGGAGAAATTCGGCATCCGTCCGGAATTCATGATCCGCAAAGGCAGCCGTCCGTACGCGATGATCAAAAACATATCAAAAGAACTGCGTCCGACACTTGTTATCCTGAAAACAGGTGGTGTTAAGGGGATCAGGCGCTATACAGGGATCCGCACCATCAAAATACTGTCGGGAACCGTTATCCCTTTTGTTGTGGTACAGGATGCTCCCCAAAATACAGTTTTCCAAAATATTGTCTTTCCAATCAACTTCCTGAACCAGCATGATACGAAACTGAAACGGGTGGTATATTTCAGCCAGTTCTATCCTGACGCTGTTATGCATATCGTTACCCCTTCAGGAAAAGGCACCGGCAAGGAAAAAAATATGGAAGTCAACATCACCTTAACGACCAAGGTACTGGAAGACCAGAACGTGAAAGTGAATTTCATTACCCATGACAAAAAAAAGAACAAGGCAGAGGATATTATCAGCCTTTCTAAAGAGGTAAATGCCGATATCATCATGACCCAGATGGAAGATGTCCCGACCATCAGCAAGTTCCTGTTCGGCTTGAGGGAAGAAAAACTGATCACCAATACCGATAAGATACCTGTTATGTGTTTTCACAGATTATCGGAATTTAAAGGACTTACCTGA